The sequence CAAATCACCAGCCAGGATTCTGTCAGCCAGAGGTCAGCATGGAGTCTCTTGATCCTCCACCGGAGGGAGGCTtgccctctgcctctctcaccCAAGAACCCCAGTTCCAACCTCTTGGTTTGGCTGGCGAGGTAGAACTTTCTGAGCAGCTTATTGTTGTCGATGATATAGCGGAGGAAACGGCTGCGGCGTCTCATCCGACGACCCTCCAAGGAATCccaccttcttcttcctcctccatctcctccaaaGCCCCAGCCTCCACAGATGCCCGAGTCTCACAGAACTCCGCTGACCTTACGGCCAACAGGGTCACACTGAAAGGAAATGAGACAAGAGTTGCTGGTAGCGGTTATGGCGGGGCGATGGTGCAGCAAATACAGGGGGAAACTACACAGGTGGTTGCCATTATACCCACCCAGGTGAGACTTTAATTTCCCTCTACCAGCTGCAGTAGCACAAAGGCTCaacattttattcacaaaaCAGTCTTTTTACTAATGCAGCGACACATTTTCTTCCTCACTTCACTTCAGAACCTGTTGGAGACCAAGTCTTTGGCGGGTGTCAGCTCTGTGGGCCCAGTCATGATGGTTTCTGTAGGAGGCAGCGCAGAACGAAGTGCTACTCCTTCATATAAAATGGTAAGCACCTACACTTTCCATCCAACTTAGAAAGGTCAATACTGAAATTGGCAAGCATAGAATACactggaaaaggaaaaaattgAGAAATCACATAAGTGGATGTGGTAATAAATGGAGTTGAGAGACAGGAATTTACATGTTTGCCTCTTTTTTGCAGTCTGTGAAGACATACACCAGGAGAGGTCGAGGGAGGTGTCTAAATCCTGGCTGTTCATTTGTATATGTCACCCGCCATAAGCCACCGACATGTCCTGAATGTGGGAGCCACCTCGGTGGCAAATGGATACCTGCTGTAAGTGTCAAGCAATATCTGCACAAACAGTTAGGGATGTTTAATCTGTCATGAACATCCAGAAGGATTAATGCTTCAGTTGTCTctgttttcagtaaatgttATTATGACCTGCTGTTTAAGTCATGTAactttggctgcatttatatatcaggcaaagaaaacacaagagaaagagGCGGCATCCAAGCAATTGCCAGAGAAAGCTGAAACCAAGTCTAAGGAAAGCTGCCAAGCTACATCACCCTGTGCTCAGGAGGGGTGTGCCGATGTCAGTAAAACAAACACCCATGGGAGTAAAAAAGACGGGCAAGTTCAACGGTGCGGCAAAAAGCAGCGTGCAGTTCCAGCTGTTAAGCCACCAGAGGGCAGCAGCATCAAGTCACAGGAACAAACAGAGTGAGCATCCATGGAGTTGttgttttgaagttttttgAGTTTCTACATATCATTTGCAGTAAATACACACAGTGGCCTTCTTAaagtcattttaataaatgtatgaCAGTGTTGAATGGAGACCTTTTGCAAACGTGAAAATATAAATAGAATAGATTTACACTGACACCATTGTGAGTTGTtattgcagctgtttttattgtaagtttGACACTAGTTTGTGTTGGATTCAACatactcttcctctctcattgAATAGGCAACTGAAAGACAGTCTGAAAAGTGCGACAGTCCAGAGTCAAAGCAGAAGCAGCACAGCTGTGCAGAAGAGACCTGTAAGACCCATCCTCCCTGCCTATTGTAGCACAGGTGAGATAAAACATACAGCTCACAGGTCTGTTGTAGTGTTAAAATAGGCTGTGGTAACATGGATTTACATAATtgcttgtatttgtatttccaGGCCGTGCTGTGTTCCAGATCATAACTGTCCCACCTGACAAAGGAAAATTTCAGACTGCGAACAACAATAAATCCTCCTCTGGTACTGTGCATCATTTGATTGTTCTTTGTAATTATACTTTATTAAATGTGTTCTTTTTGGTCATAATTTGTGTATAGTTTCATTGTATGTTCATTCATTGCTTACTACTGGCATGTGCACACCACCTTGAGTGTACTTGATTATATTGAGAGGAAGTGAGACGTCTATAGAGGTGACTGTACTTCCTGAGGTTTTTGCTCTTTGATGaggttggggttttttttttgtaaccaCAGTGCCTCGAGAGAGTTTCTCAGGTCTCAAACCCAGCACTTTAAAACAGCTTGGTCAGGCAGTCACAACCACAGCCaagcaggtaaacacacacaaacacctacaaacacacacaaacagaataatAAAGACACAGATTTTATCAGGTGTCCTCACtcaatgtatgtttttttttttataggatTCTCCGGTTGCAGCAGAAGGAAATCAGCCTGTTGCTTCACTCACTGATAGGAGAGTGAATATCGTGTCGGTTGTGCCATTTAAGCAGCACACAGTGTCTAACTTTGTTAGTATATTTCTGTTTCCTGTGCAGTTAAGCTTGCTTGAATTTTGAGATTTACTGCTGTATTGTAATTAAATTACTCAGCATTTCTCTGCAAAATGATTTTGTCTCTTTCATTTCTTGATAAGTTggtcttctttcttctcttagGATTTGGGACTGTCTACAGCACGAGGCAGGGGTCGGTGTAAGAACCCATTCTGTGACTATATgtataaaaacagacacaaacctGCAGTGTGCCCTAAATGTGGCTGTGAGCTGACGCAGAGGAACGCCAAAGGAACAAAGGTGAAAGCTTACTTCCTCTAGATTTTGATGAAGTTCAGATACTGTAGGATTTCTTCTCTTTTAGAATTGGTGTCAcctttttaataattaacagcctgtttcttctgtctttctgtaattttgtttcattgtattttaagTTCTATCaggattttatttgtcttactAGTACTAATACCAGTGGTAGCACTGTATTGTACTAATCTTGGCATCAATATCCCACATAAAAGCCCTGAACATGCTTATTGTTAAAAGTTTTTGCACCTTGTTCACCTTATTTTTTTGCTGTAGCGATGAATCACTTTCATTGTGTTGATTATTAAAGCTTACCTCTCACCTCATCCCTCTTTAACAGCTTCAATAATGTAATTTGGATCAATTGTTCTCATAATTTCATCCCTCTTTTGCAGTCTGGGACTCTGCTCGATCCATACCAGGCTCTGAGTGCTGCTCAGAAAGACCTCCAGCGCCAATCTACCCTGCAGCTGCTGCGCCGTTCCCTGCTGATTCCTGAGAGCGAGACTGAGCTCCAGGAGACGCTGACCCTCATCCAGGAGCTCAACAGTCTTCAGATCGTCCTGGTTCAACCAGGTGACCAGGAGCAGGAAGACGGCACCGAAGCAGAGACGCTGGTCGAGTCCGGGTGGCCTCAGTTCTATGAATCAGCAGCTACTCACTGTAGCCTGTGTAACTACCCTCTTTTCAAAGGAGATCAGAGGTGAGAAGATGGGAACTGGAATGACATAGTGGGGATATTTAAGCACACATTTAATCACAAGCTTCTCCTCGCtatttctgcttctgtttttgtatgtcAGTACTTCCATGTTGTGTTGATGTCTGGTTCTCTAATGTATacactttttgtgtgtatttgtgtgcacatTCTAGCACTGTTGCAGGACAGGAGGACTGCTGGTTGCTGACTGAGACACTGATCCAGACAGCTTCTCTCCAGCTCAAGGTGTGTCTCAACGTTCAGTGTCTGGCCCTGCACAGCTTCACTGACTTGCATCCAGGTAAACGGCACCGCTCACGTCTTCTACcttgttcatttaatttttcatcAAGTGTGATTTCCCTTGCTTTTGGTCAGGGGGCAGAGTTATCTCAAACAGATAAGATTGCAGGTAAACCCCTAGGAATCATGTGTGTCATTTTACCTTTGCATGATTTTTCAACACTACACTCATTGTTCTATGGTTCAATTCTGGCCACAGACCTTtgttccccatctctctctctctcccctggtttcttgtcatctctctaaaatgccccaaaactatagaaaaaatacataacacAATATACAGAAATTTTGCTGATTAGATTTGACCTAAATTTAAGCAAAAGATCATAAGTTTTATTCCTTTGGGCATATTCAGTATAACGCTCATTGGCCGGAAGGGGGCACCGCAACAGTGAATAATGTGTGTCATATCATACAGTATCTAAGATTCCAGTGAATCTTACTTGACCCCCTCTCCTTGCAGTATACACTGGTCACACATTTTCTACTCCTTGCTCCTCTAAAACTCTGCCTCTTTCATAGGGACATGTTTTCAACGGTTTTACACGCTTTAAGAGAATGTCAACAAATACCAACCAAAGAATTCTAAATCTTTTGGCTCAGTAAAACCAGATAAATGCTTGGCTTACTCTGATATTCAGCTGCTTAATATGGCAGTATTTAATCGTGTTACTATCATTGtttattttccatgtttttacagGGTTTTCATCCTTCTTTGCTTTATTTGTAGGCATGAGGCCATAGTTACAGTAGTATTTTGTTAGTTAGTTCAGGATAACAGCAGTTCTTTGTCACATTGTATCAAAGAGTTATGTAAACAGCTGATTCTGAGAAAGATGTTAAAGGCAGTATGACCTATAAAcagctttctgtgtgaattaaaatgtggatttgttttgtttgttgacagGTTTGTTCAACATTGGGAACAAACTGCTGGTCAGTATTGACCTGTTCCTGAAGATCAGGGCCAACCTCAAACTGGGCCACCCACCCTCTCAGGTTGCTAAGACCCTGCTGGACCATGTCCCCAATCACCCTGGTAAACACTGTGTGGATTACTTTGGAACCACAAGGATTCTGCCACAATCATAGTTCAATTTAGTCATTTTGAATAGCACTTTTATCACTTCTGTCTATTGTCTATCatcctgtgttttttgtctttgcatCAGTCCATGCTCTGAGTCCAGAGGAGTCATCTCAAATTCAAGAGCTTCTCCTGAGTGGCTACTGGGCCTTTGAGTGTCTTACAGTGCGAGATTACAATGATATGATCTGCGGCATTTGTGGCGTTGCTCCCAAGCTGGAGATCTCACAGCGATATACAAACAATGTACTGGAGCTCAAGAATGTGGAGGTGACAGATTTAGTTCAAAAGACTGTAATTACAACACTCATAGAGCTATTTAGCAGTGACAGTGTTTCATCCATACTGGTGTGACCTCTTTGCAGTTTACCTGGCCTGAGTTTTCAATCTCAGATGAGGTGCACGTGGATGACTTCTGGCTGACCATGGAAAGTGAGGCAATCGAGCAGGCAGCTTTCCCCACAGACATCCCCATCACGCGGGTGGATGCTTCCATTATTGCTCCTTTCATTCCCCCGCTGATGAGGAGCCCCACTGTCATAAACACAGAGAAGGACAAGGTCCTGTCACATACACAGCAGCCCTCAGGTACCAGTGTCCTTTAAATTACCacttaatttcagtttttgtaattGCTAATCCTTGAAAAGGGTTTTCTTTTAAAGTCAGAAATAAGGGAGAAAACTGTCTCCATCCCTGATTTGTAATGTTAACAGGTATCGGTCGTAGTGGCTTttgtaaacatattttcacagtttttaaaagacCGTTTTCCTCATCTGTCTCAGGAGATCCATCAGTTTTGGTACGTCTTATTCATGACGGTCAGCTGAGACTCGACAAGATTGAAGATCACAGTGAGGACGAGCTGAGAACAATACTTGATCGCTGCAGGGCGAGCATCACCCCAGGCTCCACTAAGGTGTGCATGTGCgagcgtgtgtgtttttgtgtgcgaGACATGTGCCTTTGCGCTCGTTATGCATGCacgtttttgctttttttgtgttaaaCATATTGACTGTAAAATACTAGCAAAAATACAAGTGTTACTGTTGGAGCAAACACACTGATCATGTGATAAATTATTGGTCTACATTACAGGAaatcccctcccctcccctcccctcccccacaCCCTGAGGCTGATGGGGGTTAAATGCTTTGCTCAAGGGCATTTTAGCAAGATAGTTTGCTTGCTGTGGTGGAAACCTGAATTTGTTTCACAGAATGTTTCCTTAATTATTACACTAAGTTTGTGTTCATCTTATCTCTGCTGCTTCTATAAGATACTTcatttgtgcagttttttttaaataaaagcctcctccctctctccttctgtgtTAGAATGAGCTGCTGGCCTCTCTGATCTCCTTGTATACGCTTGTTCATGGCGGTCTTGCCACAGCCCCTCAGCCCCCTCAACACCTCACTGCTGGCAAGCTGTCCAAGGTCTGCCCCCACAAGgtaaaaacagcagcactgtCATTGTTTTAACTTGTCATCCTAGTCATGAGTTGACCTTTCAGTTCAAAACCAAGTCAACAAGATCTTTGTATCAAAACtctaaatgtgacattttaaaacaggaaatgcaaaATCAGTCCTATAGGGAAAAACCAAAGTTATGCATGAACTTAAAACTTTTTCAAACTCCAGTATTCCTTATATTTTTGCCATTTATTCATCACATTGAGCCCGTCATTCTGCAAGACCTCAGAAAGGgttttcagtgttgttttcagtgttcaCTTGTCTGCATCTGTCCCTTACCTCTGTCCAGGTGGTGTGTGGCTCTAAGTACTTGGTGAGAGGAGAGACGGCTCGAGACCATGTCGATCTGCTACTGTCCTCTCGCTACTGGCCCCCAGTCTATGTTAATGACTGCGCTCGTCAGGTGGCACTGTGTGCTGACATGCAGTACCCAGAGCTGGCAGCCCAGATGTGGGGCAGGAACCAAGGCTGTTTTTCTGATCCCTTTGAAAAGCCAGTGGTGAGTGATTTCAATTAAATTTAGGAGATAAGTTAATAAACTTTAATATGTGCTAGTTAAAATGGAACAAATTCAATTAAAGGCCTAATGAGTATTTTTTGGATCAGATAAATTGTAagtatattcaaatatatgatTGAAAAGCTTGAAAAAAGAAATCCATTTTGTATGTCTCAGGGGATCATTACTGTTTACAAGCATCAGTTatcttgcgaggcagctggataCACGAGGTCATAAGGTcacgagaatccatcttgtcaggcttgtgtttggaccaatcagtgtcctatgaggattctcatgtgatcttgcaaatccagctgcctcacaaggtaagacggGGATAGATGGTGAtggacagatggttcatccaatcacttgtcaagtattttttgaaagtgcctgcccttttccaaacagtttccaaggatgacttctcagatggttctgtgtaacaaaccatctggcatgtCAGGTTAACATATTAGAGCTATAAAtcagaaaatggcaaaaatgtaGATTTACAATATTTCTTGTGTTAGTCCATTTACTAAAAGTTCAATTTGAGTTGGATTCATTGCCATGGAATATTATACAGAAATCCTTGGTAACTTCAGGATGAATCCCAATGACTTTGgttattttctgacttttgaTCAGCATCAGGTCACCTCGCCCTTTTGCTTACATTTGGATTGGATTAAGCCTGTAATACTTCTATTTGTGTCAAAAAACTGGAGGTACCATATAGTTTTCTTAGTGTCTATGTTAAAGGCTCAAGGTGTGTCACTCTCTCAGGTAACCtctcttcttttgttcttcagTTTGTGTCATGCGCTGAGCTGGAAGACCAGCCGTACAGCGCTGACCAGTCGTTGGTGGGGGAGAACCAGCAGGTCCACCCCATCACCAAATCCTCTTCTTGCTGGCTGGTGTATCCTCCTGGAGCAGCTCAGGCCCATGACCCTCCTGCTCCAGAGCATCACTCCTTGGCCCTCTGCAGAGACCTGGAGCCCTATATCAGCCTGGTGGCTGAgctggagaaagagaaggaagagaaggaggatgaggaagggGTAGAACAGGAGAAGCAGATAGATAAAGCTGAGGAAGACTCCACAGAGAATCCAGAGGACTGTTCCTCAGTGAGCCATATGCGGCGGCAACCTGTGGTTTTCAACAACACAGCCTATTACTACCTTTACAACCGTCTGGTGGATTTTCTCTCCAGCAGGGACATTGTGAACCAGCAGATAAACCAAGTGGTGAAGGCCTGTCAACCTGGAGAGGTAGTGATCAGGGACGCTCTGTACCGGCTGGGAGTGGCCCAGATCAACAccgagagagaggaagatgaaggaagTGGGATGGAGGGACAGAAACAAGAGGAAGGGGCAGAGACTACATATGAGGTTGTTCTGcctgaataaaaatattcagGATGAACAGATGGATTGATATGCAGGCAGAGGGGTGAACTGAATGTCAAAATCGCtgaatgaaaagagaggagTGCCCTAAGAAGAGATGAAAGTGTTACCAGAAGGAGAAAGATGTGGTGCTAACCCCAAAAATGACTGAGGAAACAGAATAATGATGAGATTTTACTGCTGAACAGTATTTAACTGTTAATAAGGACTATTAGACTGTGCAACAGCATATTCAATCAACTATACAGAATTGACAAATTTTATACACTGAATATGGATAAAGTGTGTTCAATTTGGCAGAAGTGGACCTTATTGTAAGAAGAGGAATGCAGTAGTCACTGTTGACTGTGAAGAAACTAAGGAAAGAATTACATTTCAGATTGCAGGTTATAAGGTCATTTTAACCATCTCTAACagtcagtgtaaaaataaataaatgtccagATAATGGAAACTGTCAAAACTTACCATTTCAAATGACTAAAAGAATGTAagtattttatgtgttgttgttttttttagccaatAAGTTGCCAAGAGTTAAAGgaagtgacagtgtgtgtgtgaaggtgacATAAACTTGAAGTCTAAATCATGTTTTCCTGTGACTGAAAGAATGTATCCAGGATTTTTAATAACTCAGTTACTTCTAGCctgaaatgtgtaaatgtttaacCACAGTGTATTTATTGCTCTTTTCTGAGACAGCTCTGCTTTATGTTTCACACTGTTACCTCTCACTCGTTGCCTTTAGGACGGAGGTTTGCTTTTAAAAGAGGATGATGACGTGCATCTGTCGATTGTACTGTATCTCAATGTGTTGATGAACTTTGTggcctttgttttatttaggcTTGAAATATCTTTTCAACGGAGATCCATTCAAGGATGCATTCAATCAGTTGTCTTAACTCCAGTCAACCAATAAGCAGCCAGCCTTTGAGAATAAACTGAAGATATATAGAATATCTGCAGCACAAAGTGCTTTCGAAATGAATCTGatgactgttttgtttctttgttagAACTGGTCACCAATGCTAAGCATATTGACGCACTTAAGAGGCTCTCTTGGAGCACTGAGGCTGTTGAGGCAGTTGTGTTGAaaatctgtacatttactgaaacCTCAAGTATTCAAAAGAAATGACAGCAGCCAAGAGTATTGTAAATAAGGACAATATTGCAGTGTGTGCAATGGTTGGACCTGTAAACTGCTGAtgcaacaaataaatataaataaataagacttTGCGAGAAAGTGATGAAGCTTCTTTGAACTGGACTTAACCACAAATACACTGTATAGCTGAAGTGATGGTGGGTAGTGGAGGGACACACATGATCTTGTGTAGTCTATTACAAACCCATCAACCCTTTTTCTTACTCATGTCTTCATCAAAACTACCCGACTGGATTACTAACATTCCTATACCAGTCATGTGGTATAAAAAAGAGGCTTCAAATGCCATCGATGACATGGTTATCTTGAACGCCACAGAACACAAGAGCTCCTGACGATAAAGAGTTGGACAGATGGATGTTAGTTGAAGCAGAGAAGCCTTTGATACAGTAAAGTGGGGCAAATGCAGAAGTTTTTGTTGTTCACTCGTCTGTCCTTTAAGAAACATAACTGTTGAATTAGATGAGATTTAAAAATCACTGTCTTGCCCTCATAACCCTAAACATAGTTCTTCAGGctgacatgctaacattaatACTATTCCATCTCTTTCCAGTTCcactctgtttgtttgtcttttttttaagcttgGACTCCCTGTAATAACAGCCATTTTTAACAACACAGCGCCTCTATTTGTAGGTTTTCCCACGAGCAATGTCATCAGGATTGTGGATTTACAGGaattgtgtgtaatgtgttacaaagggaaatattgtgtTTCATTCCCTCAGTAACAGGAGTTTTATGCACCAGCACAgtttaaactacccaacagtgtAAAGTAAGGCTTAAGCACAAACTGGACCAGCTACATTACAACACTGGTAATATGTCActatattgatattttaaaactgaattggATCATTCATCACAATCACATCTGAAACTTTTGATGCCTAACACTTTCCAACTGATATTTCCTTCCACTTATTTGAAGTAAGGAAGTATTTACTTGGCttaaaaaaagcttaatttCACAGGTTTACTTAACTAAATCGACTCTATCAGTCCATTAACACGACTATTAAACACAGACCTTTTTTCATTGAGTTCATTATAAAGCTGCACATTACCTATCAAACAAAACGCAGTGTTTCAGAGCAGAACAAGAAGCTTATTGAGaccaaacatcaacacaaagcCCAAGAATGTTTGTGCTGTTGCTaagatgatgaagaaaatgCCAAGGGATCTTTCTTGAACAAACATGT comes from Thunnus maccoyii chromosome 8, fThuMac1.1, whole genome shotgun sequence and encodes:
- the hmgxb3 gene encoding HMG domain-containing protein 3 isoform X1, with amino-acid sequence MEKVKVYEVVKVTDEVESCYNQMEVTPPKKRKSKAHEDNVEKPKKPRSAYLLYYFDVHQMMQQEVPNLPQSEINKRISESWKRLSVAEKSYYLEKAKSEKEGIDTSSVSPSRDLPGFRKILPRASYFLLAKGCSSNHQPGFCQPEVSMESLDPPPEGGLPSASLTQEPQFQPLGLAGEVELSEQLIVVDDIAEETAAASHPTTLQGIPPSSSSSISSKAPASTDARVSQNSADLTANRVTLKGNETRVAGSGYGGAMVQQIQGETTQVVAIIPTQNLLETKSLAGVSSVGPVMMVSVGGSAERSATPSYKMSVKTYTRRGRGRCLNPGCSFVYVTRHKPPTCPECGSHLGGKWIPAAKKTQEKEAASKQLPEKAETKSKESCQATSPCAQEGCADVSKTNTHGSKKDGQVQRCGKKQRAVPAVKPPEGSSIKSQEQTEQLKDSLKSATVQSQSRSSTAVQKRPVRPILPAYCSTGRAVFQIITVPPDKGKFQTANNNKSSSVPRESFSGLKPSTLKQLGQAVTTTAKQDSPVAAEGNQPVASLTDRRVNIVSVVPFKQHTVSNFDLGLSTARGRGRCKNPFCDYMYKNRHKPAVCPKCGCELTQRNAKGTKSGTLLDPYQALSAAQKDLQRQSTLQLLRRSLLIPESETELQETLTLIQELNSLQIVLVQPGDQEQEDGTEAETLVESGWPQFYESAATHCSLCNYPLFKGDQSTVAGQEDCWLLTETLIQTASLQLKVCLNVQCLALHSFTDLHPGLFNIGNKLLVSIDLFLKIRANLKLGHPPSQVAKTLLDHVPNHPVHALSPEESSQIQELLLSGYWAFECLTVRDYNDMICGICGVAPKLEISQRYTNNVLELKNVEFTWPEFSISDEVHVDDFWLTMESEAIEQAAFPTDIPITRVDASIIAPFIPPLMRSPTVINTEKDKVLSHTQQPSGDPSVLVRLIHDGQLRLDKIEDHSEDELRTILDRCRASITPGSTKNELLASLISLYTLVHGGLATAPQPPQHLTAGKLSKVCPHKVVCGSKYLVRGETARDHVDLLLSSRYWPPVYVNDCARQVALCADMQYPELAAQMWGRNQGCFSDPFEKPVFVSCAELEDQPYSADQSLVGENQQVHPITKSSSCWLVYPPGAAQAHDPPAPEHHSLALCRDLEPYISLVAELEKEKEEKEDEEGVEQEKQIDKAEEDSTENPEDCSSVSHMRRQPVVFNNTAYYYLYNRLVDFLSSRDIVNQQINQVVKACQPGEVVIRDALYRLGVAQINTEREEDEGSGMEGQKQEEGAETTYEVVLPE
- the hmgxb3 gene encoding HMG domain-containing protein 3 isoform X2, with amino-acid sequence MMQQEVPNLPQSEINKRISESWKRLSVAEKSYYLEKAKSEKEGIDTSSVSPSRDLPGFRKILPRASYFLLAKGCSSNHQPGFCQPEVSMESLDPPPEGGLPSASLTQEPQFQPLGLAGEVELSEQLIVVDDIAEETAAASHPTTLQGIPPSSSSSISSKAPASTDARVSQNSADLTANRVTLKGNETRVAGSGYGGAMVQQIQGETTQVVAIIPTQNLLETKSLAGVSSVGPVMMVSVGGSAERSATPSYKMSVKTYTRRGRGRCLNPGCSFVYVTRHKPPTCPECGSHLGGKWIPAAKKTQEKEAASKQLPEKAETKSKESCQATSPCAQEGCADVSKTNTHGSKKDGQVQRCGKKQRAVPAVKPPEGSSIKSQEQTEQLKDSLKSATVQSQSRSSTAVQKRPVRPILPAYCSTGRAVFQIITVPPDKGKFQTANNNKSSSVPRESFSGLKPSTLKQLGQAVTTTAKQDSPVAAEGNQPVASLTDRRVNIVSVVPFKQHTVSNFDLGLSTARGRGRCKNPFCDYMYKNRHKPAVCPKCGCELTQRNAKGTKSGTLLDPYQALSAAQKDLQRQSTLQLLRRSLLIPESETELQETLTLIQELNSLQIVLVQPGDQEQEDGTEAETLVESGWPQFYESAATHCSLCNYPLFKGDQSTVAGQEDCWLLTETLIQTASLQLKVCLNVQCLALHSFTDLHPGLFNIGNKLLVSIDLFLKIRANLKLGHPPSQVAKTLLDHVPNHPVHALSPEESSQIQELLLSGYWAFECLTVRDYNDMICGICGVAPKLEISQRYTNNVLELKNVEFTWPEFSISDEVHVDDFWLTMESEAIEQAAFPTDIPITRVDASIIAPFIPPLMRSPTVINTEKDKVLSHTQQPSGDPSVLVRLIHDGQLRLDKIEDHSEDELRTILDRCRASITPGSTKNELLASLISLYTLVHGGLATAPQPPQHLTAGKLSKVCPHKVVCGSKYLVRGETARDHVDLLLSSRYWPPVYVNDCARQVALCADMQYPELAAQMWGRNQGCFSDPFEKPVFVSCAELEDQPYSADQSLVGENQQVHPITKSSSCWLVYPPGAAQAHDPPAPEHHSLALCRDLEPYISLVAELEKEKEEKEDEEGVEQEKQIDKAEEDSTENPEDCSSVSHMRRQPVVFNNTAYYYLYNRLVDFLSSRDIVNQQINQVVKACQPGEVVIRDALYRLGVAQINTEREEDEGSGMEGQKQEEGAETTYEVVLPE